GACCACCCTAAGGATGTAGAGTTCCTTAACTATCCTATAAGGTTCTACTCAGAGATGGAGGCCATATTTGGGCATTCTATGGCCACTGGTAGGTATGCACTTGGTTCTGGTGAGGCCCTTGGGGTCAACCAGGCTGATATTACAGCTGCTAAGGTTGAGGGCTCTACCTTCCACCATGTCCCTAAGGAGAAGACCAACACTGAGGTTGGTGAGGGTAGCAAGGCCATAGAGCAGTTGCATTCTACTGTGGGTgggaagaggaagagagggaactTCACTGAGGATGAGATACTCTTGCTAACCAACATGTCTGATGCTATCAATAATGTTGCTAATGCACTTAGGGAGACATGTGTTGCACATATAGATCCTGACCTCTATCTTGTAGTCATGGAGATGTAGGGCTTCACCATTGAAGCCCTCATTGTTGCCTACACATACCTGCTAGAAAAACAAGGCCATTGCCACAGGCTTTGTGAAGATGGCAATCAGCTATAGGGACATTTGGATGAGGAACTACCTTGCCAAGAACTACTATATGTAGTTCTGTCCAATTAGGACAATAAGGCAAAGAGGGGTTGACTGTTgagatgtatagttcctccaccTCCCTCACCCACTCTCTTACCTTTTGTACACACCTAGGTGTAGCTTTTGTGTAGCTTAGTTGGCTGATTCACAcctgtccttttgggttagtgtaGTTGGAGGGTGGCTGACTATAGGTAACATTAAGCAAGATGGACCTTATTTGAGCCTACAAGTGTGAGGCTGTATTGGTATCTGTAATACATTATTAGTGGCCTCTGTTACCTGCTCTATTTGGTACTGTTCATGGTTTCTTTTATTTCTATTGGATTATGTTCTTCTGGCTCCATTTACTCCATCATCTGTCACTGTTACCTTGTCTTTGGCCATGAAACTCAGCCATACAGTGGTAGCAGCATAGATGAATGATGCTGCTACTGTTGCATGGCTATGTCCCATGGCCAAAGCTTATGTATGTTACTTATGACATGTTGGTTTTCTTTCTTTTGATTGGTGGTAACTGTGGGAAATCTATAAGGCATATGATGCAAACAACATATTCATGAGGTGGCAGCCTTGTTTAATTGGTTCTTCATATTTTCCATCACTGCCATGGAACCCTATGTGTGCCCATCCATTCACTCATCAACAGCAACTTGCATCTTATGCTGATGGCAGTGAATGGATGTGCACAATAGGGTTTGATGGCAATCATGACCATGGATTTGCACTTGTTTGGTGCCTGTCCTGTTTACTTGATTATTCTGATTTATCATGTATGTCATCACATCCATGTGACACATCCATACCCTAGCAATTGCCTCTTCTTTCTTGTGCTGATGGTAGTGTATGGATGTGCACATGGATTCCATGACAACCATGAGCTTGGATTTGCTGCACTACTGGTTTTTATTTTCTATGGCAGCCACCAATGATTTGAACTGAAAGAACACCACCACATTCTAAAGCTGAGGCAAACCTTTTATTACAATGCCTGTGATGTCAATTCTCTTACATATGAACTTGATGATGCTGGTCATCAGTGGGGGACTTAAGATCAATGATTTGTTTCACCACAAACCGTAGATCTTCAAGTTCCACACTCATGGCTAGTTTCATGCTTTACATTTGACTGAGGCTAAACCACTGTTTCATTTCACAGAAATGGTAGCGTACTATATTGTTTTCAATGGGAAGGCTCCTGTGATTTACCTGAGTTGGCAGGAGTGTAGTAAGCATGTTCTAGGGGTGAGAAATGCTATATATAAGAAGTATAGCAACTATGAGCAGGCTATTAGAGATTATTAGGCAGCCATGAGAGATGTCCATCCATCTCATGGAGCAACACCTCCCCTCCTCTATGATCCTACCCCTCATGATGCTTTTGCTCCAATCATTCCTCCTTCTGATGGTAATGGTAAGGCTggttggtggaagaaggtgttaaTCACCTCACTTGTTATCTTGGTGGTTGGACTATGGATGAAGGGGGAAAACTGGCAGCTACGACTGCCCCTCTTAGGCATGTGATGACTACAACTATATGATGGATGAGCTGTTGCTGTGTCTTACTGATTTCTGTCTTCCATTTCTGTTACCTATCTCCTTTGTGTTGTTCGAGGACTGCTGATTACTGATTAGGCTGCTGATGTTGTTATTTTGCCTTGCTTCATTGGTACTTTTGTAAAGTTAGAGCAGCTATGACTTCATGCTTATTACCTAACTCGTCTGAGGCCTGTTGGTTATGTGATGTTGCATTACTCTTATCTATCTCCTATCTGTTGATTTCTGTTGGCTACTCTCCATGGTTGCTGGCCTGGCTAGGGATCAAACAAGATCTAGGAATGGTAGTTGGTGGTAGTTGGCCTTGGGCCTGGCTCCCAGCTGTGGAATCAAACACAATCTTCTTTGGGCCTGGTCAGTTTGGTACAGGCCACCAAACAAGGGGCCTTGCACCGGGTTAGCCAGGCTGTGGCTGGCCTGCGGGCCTGGCTACCTTCAGGCAAGGCTCCAAACATGCCCTTGGAGTTTCGGTGGAGACGACAACGCGGGAAGCAAGGAGGGAAAGAGAGACCGGTGGCGGCTAAAGGGAAATTTTTGGCCTCTTAGGTTTTTGATGTCATAGGTGGGCTAGGCCTTAGCGCGCCGGATGCCTAAGGCTCTACACCGACAGACCGCCTGATCCTATAGCTCGAAACAACGACAAACTGTCCAACGCTAATTATAAATAGGTATACCGACAGACAGTCAATCATGAAAGTTATATTTACTGTATGATGGTTTGTCACATACTTTTACCGTCAGACTACCCATTGGTAAATATACacttttagcgtcagatgtctgacgcTATATTGGTGTTGTGGTGGTGTATGGTGGTTGTGGAGGCCCTAGCCGTGGCCGTGGTCGTTGGTCAGATCAGGAGAGTGTGGAGGAAGGGGCGGGCGGTGAAGAGGACAGAGCAAGCAACCTGGGATTGGAGCAGTAGGCGTCTATGCTGTTGCGAGCAGCGTGAGATGAGGGGCAGAGCAGGAGCCACTAGGCTAGGATGGAGGTTGTGGCTGGGAGGGAACGTGTTTTGGTGTGTTAGGCTCGGAGTAACTCCAAAAGCTAATGGTAATTTAGGTCTCTAAAATAATATAGACTGTTAAAATAGATACTGTCAGACTCTTTATTTTTTAAAGTTACCTCGTTATCACTaattcaatcaaatttgattgaatcTGTCACTTTTTTGTGGGCTTTGAAATGTGTGTGGAGGGAAAAAGGAGGCCACGACGGCGTGAGAAATGGCTGAACGCTACGGATGGCCAGCTAAGCCCGCTGGCTTAATTGCTGATAGGAAAAAAATGAGATAGCCAGCTCTTTATTATTTTACAAACGCTGTTACCGAGTCTTTTGGAgccttttttttataaaaaaattagtGATAGTGAGTAGGATACAATATCTCTTTGAGTTGCTCCGAGGTTTGGAGATGGTTAGCGCACTGAGATTGGGCCACTATTAATCGAACCTCTCGTGTCGTGCAGGCCGAGGGTGAAGCCCAGGCGATTGCCACCCGCTGGCCATTTGGCCCATTGGTGCATGGATTCAAACGCGCCACAAACCGAGCCACGAGCCCAGCCCACGAACACTGTCGCCAAGTTCACACCCCACCACCAGCACGGGGCGTGGGTGACCGTGGCAGAAACACGAACGTTCAAAGGTCCCAAGGGCAGAACGGTCATTCTCGCAACCCCAAATTCAAACTCCGCGGCCGCTCCGCTTCCGCGGCCCCTCACCTGGAAACGCGCCCGCGCTCTCACGCACGcgcacccgcgcccgcgcccgcgcctgtGACTGCAGGTGGGCCTCCTGGACTCGTCTCCTCCGTGTAGCTGGCCGAACGCGAGTGAGAAAAGTATGCCGGGTTGGGCTTGCTCCCATCGGTTCGAAAACGCCGAGAGGGGGCCGCAAGAACCCCTACTGCCCGTTTTAACCCCCTCGCGGCGGATCTGAGCTGCTGGTGCTGGTTGATTTCAATCGCTCCGCCCCCCTTCTCCTCCTACTGCCGCCTGGTGATTTGAATTCGAGCCGTGTGtgtgtggagagagagagagagagagagagagagagagagagagagagagcgagagcgggagagggagagaggaaggaagCTTTGCAGTCCAGTTCTTGAATCCAGGTGAGTTCAATGCGACGCCCAAACTTCTTTGCCAGTCTTGTTGATTCATCAGTCTCTCCAGTTCTTGGAACATCGCGCGCTTCTTCTTGCGCGGTTGGTTTAGTGCTGGTCCGGCGGGTCTCTTGATTGGATTGCTTTGGTTTGGTCGGTTAATGTTCGTCCATTTCCTCTTTTAACTCTCCCCTGCGCTATAACTATGAATGAAAATTAGTAATTTTGGGCGAGATAGGCAGCTAAAATCTGACGCCTGTCGAGATTCGATGGACGCGGCCACCGATTCCGTGCTTCTTGCGCTTGATTCTGTTCCGATACGCCTAAAAAACGCGGCCTTTTTATGAGTCTGAATTGTTTGTTTCGTTTGTTCTGCATACAGAGCTTCGTTTCTTGCACGCCGGCCGCCGATGGGCCTGAGCCCGCTGCTGCGGCAGGAGCTGGACAACCTGGACAAAGACGCCGATAGCCGCCGCGCTGCCATGAAGGCGCTCAAGTCCTACGCCAGGCACCTTGACTCCAAGTCCATCCCGCACTTCCTCGCCGAGGTCTCCGACACCACCACGGCCGCGGGCGGCGCCGCAGGCGCCGGCATACCGACCGGTGAGTTCACCATCTCGCTCTACGAGGTGCTGGCGCGGGTGCACGGGCGCAACATCGTGCCGCAGATCGGCAACATCATGGCCACAATCATGCGCACGCTCTCCTCCAGCGGGGGATCCTTCCCGCTCCACCAGGCCTGCTCCAAGGTGGTGCCCGCCATCGCGCGGTACGGCATCGACCCGTCGTCCACGCCCGACGACGAGAAGGCCGCCATCATCGCGTCCCTCTGCAGGCCGCTCTGCGGCGCACTCATGGGAACGACCCAGCAGGACGGCGGCGCCGCGTCCGGCGCGGCGCTGTGCCTGAAGGCGCTCGTCGAGTCCACCAACTGGAGGTTCGCGTCCGGGGAGATGGTGAACGAGGTTTGCCTCAAGGTGGCCGGGGCGATGCACGACCGGGCAACGCGCTCGAACGCGCACATGGGCCTCGCCATGGCGCTGGTGAAGCACAATGGCCTGATTGCGGAGGCGTACGCGAGGTCCATTGTGCGGTCGGGGCTGCAGATCCTTGATGGGGACACGGCGGAGAGCAGCTCGCAGAAGCGCCTCTCGGCGATCCAGATgatcaacttcttcatgaagtttGTTGACCCCAGGTGCTTGTCTTCAGAGCTTGGCAGGGTGATTGCTGTGATGGAGAAGTGCCAGAATGACCGCATGCCGTTCGTGCGAGGTGCTGCATTTGAGGCATCACAGAGCGCGAAGAGCATCGCCTCGCAGAAGGGATCAAGACATGAGGTTGGCACAAGCCCAATGGTTGGCTCCAATTTTCACAAGAGAAGGGAGAAGAGCCCGTGCAAGAGCCTCTGGAGTGCCAAGGGCAGCCCTGCAGGTTCCACCGTCGCTGCTTCTCCAGCCCAGTTCAGGTCCCCGGAATCCCAGGTTGTGGATTCGTCTATCATGAATGGCAGCACACCCACCGAGTCGCCGGTCTCAGTCGGGCAGTCCTCATGCAACTTTGATCAGAGTCGGCGCACGAACCGGAGGTTGTGGAACAATGATGGCGTCGATGTTTCTCTGAAGGATGGCTTGTTCATTCAGCTTTGCTCAAACAGCAATTCCTATGAAGATGACTTGGGCGAGGTCTGTGACAGTGAGGTGACTGATGCGCACTTTGAGTGCACTAACACATTTGCAGGATTTGTGTCACGAAGCCCAAATGGCTCCATATCAAGAGACAAGACTCCCAGTCCCAGGGTAAATATGTTTACATATCTCAACTGTTTTAATAAATCTTCCAAGACTTGCTTTATGTTCTTTTTGTGCAATGTGTGCTTCATGAGTTGCGTTGTACAGTTCCTCAGTTGAGCCAGTAATTAACTTTACTGTTCTATTTTCCCCTTTAGGCTTCAGACAGCCCGATCAGCATTGATAACGTGAAGATATACTCAACACCAAGGAAGCTTCTCCGATTGCTTCAAAGCTCATACGACTCTGACTCTGCTAGCATTGTGGGGCAATCCACTGCAAAGCTCAGTGGCTTATCATCACCAGATCAGGAACATGAGGAACTAGTGATCTCATCTGAACAGATGCAATCTCTGCATTCAGACAGCAAAGCTGATGAGATGAAGGATGAGAATGAAACCATTGATATGCAGAACAGCAATGATAGGACTGAGACTCTATCCAATGCCGATGAATCAGGACTTTCCACTACCGAGGCTGAGAACACATCGAGCAAGGCTTCCCCTGAAATTGAACTTAAAGAGGATGATGTCTGTATTACAAGCAGCATAGTGAAGACGAGGAAGTACAGAACAAAATTCACTTTTGTTCTGAGCGTGATTGTGATTATTTTAGCGATCATCACCATGTTTATTAGGATAGAGAATTATGATGATTCAGTGTACCTTGTCCCCACTTGATGTTTTGTAGGCTTCCTTGCTGTTTGTTCA
This sequence is a window from Miscanthus floridulus cultivar M001 chromosome 10, ASM1932011v1, whole genome shotgun sequence. Protein-coding genes within it:
- the LOC136486935 gene encoding protein SINE1-like, translated to MGLSPLLRQELDNLDKDADSRRAAMKALKSYARHLDSKSIPHFLAEVSDTTTAAGGAAGAGIPTGEFTISLYEVLARVHGRNIVPQIGNIMATIMRTLSSSGGSFPLHQACSKVVPAIARYGIDPSSTPDDEKAAIIASLCRPLCGALMGTTQQDGGAASGAALCLKALVESTNWRFASGEMVNEVCLKVAGAMHDRATRSNAHMGLAMALVKHNGLIAEAYARSIVRSGLQILDGDTAESSSQKRLSAIQMINFFMKFVDPRCLSSELGRVIAVMEKCQNDRMPFVRGAAFEASQSAKSIASQKGSRHEVGTSPMVGSNFHKRREKSPCKSLWSAKGSPAGSTVAASPAQFRSPESQVVDSSIMNGSTPTESPVSVGQSSCNFDQSRRTNRRLWNNDGVDVSLKDGLFIQLCSNSNSYEDDLGEVCDSEVTDAHFECTNTFAGFVSRSPNGSISRDKTPSPRASDSPISIDNVKIYSTPRKLLRLLQSSYDSDSASIVGQSTAKLSGLSSPDQEHEELVISSEQMQSLHSDSKADEMKDENETIDMQNSNDRTETLSNADESGLSTTEAENTSSKASPEIELKEDDVCITSSIVKTRKYRTKFTFVLSVIVIILAIITMFIRIENYDDSVYLVPT